The Bombus pascuorum chromosome 5, iyBomPasc1.1, whole genome shotgun sequence genome segment AACCTTTGTTCAGCGATCGACAGACGTTACAGCTGCAAGAATATCTAGAGAAGCAACGTGAGTTGGAATTGGTGCAAAAGCAAAGGCAACAATTGTTATTGGAACAACAGGAGCTACGAAGGCAGCAGGAGCTACTGAGACTGCAACAGCTTCAGAAACTCACGTCGACTACTCCTTTGCCAGTTCCTGTCACATCTGCCAGTACGATTGCTGTCAGCACTACAACGTCTCCTGTTCTCGTATCGCTGCCAACAGCGAGAAAAATCACTTCATCCGAAACAGATCTGTTCCTGAAAGCGATAGCTACTCATCAGAAGAAGTTCTCTACGACCACACCAATTCCACCCACAACAACGACAACTGCGAGGACCACAACGACCATCAAACCGACTATCGTCGCTGCAGTCTCTCCCAGAATGTACCAAGAAAAGGTAACAGTCACTCCCACTATCCCAGAGAATTTATTGAGCTTGATACAGGAGCAGCAGAATCAGTTTGTGCAACAGGGTAAGCCAAAACCTCAGATCAAAGTTATATATCAGACTGAGAAGCCAGTAACCTCGAAGACCGTCACGGCGAAGACCAGGTCTGCTTCCTTAGGATCGGAAAGAGACGTTTTGTTGAAACAACTGAAGCTGGCTCTGGCTCAATCTATCGACGATGACGTGAGAAACGTCAGTACCAGGGACATAGTGCTTCCTAACGGAAAGAAGATTCAATTAATCGATTCTTCGAGCAGCTTAACGTCTAACCTTCCTACCGATGGATCTACTTTAACTATGTCTACTTTGGCGCTGACTACTTCGACGACGACTATCAAGCCACCGAAAGCTATTTTCGAAGAGCTGACTAGGGGCGTGCTTCCTCCTGGAGCTGACTTTGAGATTATTAGACAGAAGAGCGACGGAAAGCTGGAGGAAATTGGAAAAGCACCGATTCAGAGTCTACCAGCGAAGAAGGTGACGTTTGTGGTATTGGAGGAGCAACCTGATGGCAGTTACAAGGTGCAAGGGGTGAAAGGAAACGCGGAGAAAGAGGGAAGCGAGGTCGAGTCCATCGTGGAGAAGATAAAGAAAGGAGAGTTAAAGTTGCCACCGAGTTCTTCGAATCCGACGACTGTGACTTCGCTTCAGAGTTTCGGGTCCGGCTTGGATCCAAATTCTATTTCGACAAGGCAGAGTGTGATACCCTCGAGTCAAAGTATTGCGTCTACTAGCCCTAGATCGACTACTCCCAGGTCTACTTCTATTTCGTCGAGGTACACGGAGAGGTATGCGACAgagcaaattaatttaattcggtaaatttttaatttctcatactACACCAATTACAAATcttaatcttttaaatatctttcgcAATACTCTTCAGAATCCAACTACAGTGGTTACGAAAGTATTTACATGGTGTAATCGTAATTACTTACATATTGTAATTAGGCAATTTCCGTGTATGATCCTAACTTAACGTCCACTGTATTCGCGTACAATCTATCGCATAACCATTCACGTTTAGTTAACCAAAACAACGTCTTTTTGCAGCAAACCGACAGAATACTTCCCTCACGTGACAATTTCACCAAATTCCGTGCCCACGACGGACAAATATCTGTCCTCGGCATCGAGCGTCACCAGCCACGTGTACAATTCACTTGGAACTGCAAACACAACTCCTAAATTGGCCTCCTTGGATCACGATAGTCGAGTGACGTCGAAATATCCAAGCGTAACAAGGAATCACTTCATCCCGACCATGGCTCCGGTCAATGAAATCATTACAACGACACTTCCATCGGTGCCGACGACTTTCTCGCATCAGTCGACCAATTCCTACGTTCACTTCACCACCAGGCCAACCGGTGAAACTTCACCGACCCTCAAGACGATCCCGACCACCACGAGGCCATTGACCACCTTACACAACGAGAATATAATCTATCAGGACAGCTTCGAAAGGTCCACCATATCATCGGCGATCGAATCACCTTCCACCAGGAGTCAGATACACGAGAGTTTGAACACGTTGCTTAGAAGGGAAGGATTGTTCGCCATGGCTAAATATTTGAGGCAGTCGGGTTTGGACAACGTGTTGAACGAAACTGGTGAGTGACCAATTAGATTCCTTTTGTCgtagtaaaattgaaatgaaaatattacagaGGCATATGgaatttttcaagtaaaaattttgaaataactaTCACTGAGAAGTTGAACGTTGTAAGGTAACTGATGGATGAATTA includes the following:
- the LOC132907373 gene encoding uncharacterized protein LOC132907373 isoform X1, which gives rise to MRRRNVLCFLWITAILRIQGFVAAEADPAILSGTDLAQFQQSHPSHDPRPRLSASQQAQILSDVQQHQQRFRRPQDAINSRGSFDQVASKPQTSSASYPSLAKYKVDRAKQQQLQQLYQQQQQVQQLIQEQQQKIAQQLSNPNYLNAQTQFQSQPAKQQFPQQFSSQYQNTNSHFQNLQQDLSQPLFSDRQTLQLQEYLEKQRELELVQKQRQQLLLEQQELRRQQELLRLQQLQKLTSTTPLPVPVTSASTIAVSTTTSPVLVSLPTARKITSSETDLFLKAIATHQKKFSTTTPIPPTTTTTARTTTTIKPTIVAAVSPRMYQEKVTVTPTIPENLLSLIQEQQNQFVQQGKPKPQIKVIYQTEKPVTSKTVTAKTRSASLGSERDVLLKQLKLALAQSIDDDVRNVSTRDIVLPNGKKIQLIDSSSSLTSNLPTDGSTLTMSTLALTTSTTTIKPPKAIFEELTRGVLPPGADFEIIRQKSDGKLEEIGKAPIQSLPAKKVTFVVLEEQPDGSYKVQGVKGNAEKEGSEVESIVEKIKKGELKLPPSSSNPTTVTSLQSFGSGLDPNSISTRQSVIPSSQSIASTSPRSTTPRSTSISSRYTESKPTEYFPHVTISPNSVPTTDKYLSSASSVTSHVYNSLGTANTTPKLASLDHDSRVTSKYPSVTRNHFIPTMAPVNEIITTTLPSVPTTFSHQSTNSYVHFTTRPTGETSPTLKTIPTTTRPLTTLHNENIIYQDSFERSTISSAIESPSTRSQIHESLNTLLRREGLFAMAKYLRQSGLDNVLNETGPYTIFVPTDKAFRTLLVQLGGPEKAEQKFRDNPRLLSGLLLHHVIPGAFRIDSLQDEMTGVSLAGTQLRVNEYAMHDHEWNDIKQVTTINGAKVASNKRDIEIPQGVAHAVDRVMFPLPVGDLVQTLQADRERRFTNFLKMLYISGLQDTLSGPKTFTVFAPTDSAFELSSKDGAPVWTEEDGPEAAKTIVLRHVIPSTLYTAGMRYYLQKDTLRPQSPVHIHKNGGRVRVNEAHVVTHNIPATNGVLHAIDGIL
- the LOC132907373 gene encoding uncharacterized protein LOC132907373 isoform X2, producing MRRRNVLCFLWITAILRIQGFVAAEADPAILSGTDLAQFQQSHPSHDPRPRLSASQQAQILSDVQQHQQRFRRPQDAINSRGSFDQVASKPQTSSASYPSLAKYKVDRAKQQQLQQLYQQQQQVQQLIQEQQQKIAQQLSNPNYLNAQTQFQSQPAKQQFPQQFSSQYQNTNSHFQNLQQDLSQPLFSDRQTLQLQEYLEKQRELELVQKQRQQLLLEQQELRRQQELLRLQQLQKLTSTTPLPVPVTSASTIAVSTTTSPVLVSLPTARKITSSETDLFLKAIATHQKKFSTTTPIPPTTTTTARTTTTIKPTIVAAVSPRMYQEKVTVTPTIPENLLSLIQEQQNQFVQQGKPKPQIKVIYQTEKPVTSKTVTAKTRSASLGSERDVLLKQLKLALAQSIDDDVRNVSTRDIVLPNGKKIQLIDSSSSLTSNLPTDGSTLTMSTLALTTSTTTIKPPKAIFEELTRGVLPPGADFEIIRQKSDGKLEEIGKAPIQSLPAKKVTFVVLEEQPDGSYKVQGVKGNAEKEGSEVESIVEKIKKGELKLPPSSSNPTTVTSLQSFGSGLDPNSISTRQSVIPSSQSIASTSPRSTTPRSTSISSRYTESKPTEYFPHVTISPNSVPTTDKYLSSASSVTSHVYNSLGTANTTPKLASLDHDSRVTSKYPSVTRNHFIPTMAPVNEIITTTLPSVPTTFSHQSTNSYVHFTTRPTGETSPTLKTIPTTTRPLTTLHNENIIYQDSFERSTISSAIESPSTRSQIHESLNTLLRREGLFAMAKYLRQSGLDNVLNETGPYTIFVPTDKAFRTLLVQLGGPEKAEQKFRDNPRLLSGLLLHHVIPGAFRIDSLQDEMTGVSLAGTQLRVNEYAMHDHEWNDIKVTTINGAKVASNKRDIEIPQGVAHAVDRVMFPLPVGDLVQTLQADRERRFTNFLKMLYISGLQDTLSGPKTFTVFAPTDSAFELSSKDGAPVWTEEDGPEAAKTIVLRHVIPSTLYTAGMRYYLQKDTLRPQSPVHIHKNGGRVRVNEAHVVTHNIPATNGVLHAIDGIL